The Nocardioides salarius genome includes a region encoding these proteins:
- a CDS encoding ABC transporter ATP-binding protein: MPETSAPEPRTSPRTEPAASARALTKVYGADQAQVRALDGVDVDLQRGEFTAIMGPSGSGKSTLMHCLAALDTPTGGEVVVDGTSLGGLKDKDLTTLRREKVGFVFQAFNLIPTLTARENILLPLDLAGRKPDQEWFDEVVDAVGLRPRLGHRPSEMSGGQQQRVACARALVSRPAIVFADEPTGNLDSTSSAEVLGFLRRSVDELAQTVVMVTHDPVAASYTDRILFLADGRIVDELREPDRESVLERMGRLQSAAVPPQAG, translated from the coding sequence ATGCCCGAGACCAGCGCTCCCGAGCCCCGTACCTCGCCCCGCACCGAGCCCGCCGCCAGCGCCCGCGCGCTGACCAAGGTGTACGGCGCCGACCAGGCGCAGGTGCGCGCCCTCGACGGGGTCGACGTCGACCTGCAGCGCGGTGAGTTCACCGCGATCATGGGCCCCTCGGGCTCGGGCAAGTCGACCCTGATGCACTGCCTGGCGGCGCTCGACACCCCCACCGGCGGCGAAGTGGTCGTCGACGGCACCTCGCTGGGCGGGCTCAAGGACAAGGACCTCACCACGCTGCGGCGCGAGAAGGTCGGCTTCGTCTTCCAGGCCTTCAACCTGATCCCGACCCTGACCGCCCGCGAGAACATCCTGCTGCCGCTCGACCTGGCCGGGCGCAAGCCCGACCAGGAGTGGTTCGACGAGGTCGTCGACGCGGTGGGGCTGCGCCCCCGGCTGGGCCACCGGCCCAGCGAGATGTCGGGCGGCCAGCAGCAGCGGGTGGCCTGCGCCCGCGCGCTGGTCAGCCGGCCCGCGATCGTCTTCGCCGACGAGCCGACCGGCAACCTCGACTCCACCAGCTCCGCGGAGGTGCTGGGCTTCCTGCGCCGCAGCGTCGACGAGCTCGCGCAGACGGTCGTGATGGTCACCCACGACCCGGTGGCGGCGTCGTACACCGACCGGATCCTGTTCCTGGCCGACGGCCGCATCGTCGACGAGCTGCGCGAGCCCGACCGCGAGTCGGTGCTGGAGCGGATGGGTCGCCTGCAGAGCGCCGCCGTGCCGCCCCAGGCGGGCTGA
- the dapD gene encoding 2,3,4,5-tetrahydropyridine-2,6-dicarboxylate N-succinyltransferase — translation MTANDAAPTTTTPARTTGPAWGHGLATVTADGTVLDTWFPEPRLGARPDEEEHAPKALLDLEGSDHARGVRREVRLVEIADLQQPPADTADVWLRLHLLSHRLVRPHGVSMDGVFGKLTNVVWTSAGPCAVEDFELARARMKAGGTHVAVYGIDKFPRMTDYVAPTGVRIADADRVRLGAHLAEGTTVMHEGFVNFNAGTLGSSMVEGRISAGVVVGEGSDIGGGASIMGTLSGGGTAVISIGERCLLGANAGIGISLGDDCVVEAGCYVTAGTKVTMADPEGGEARVVKAADLSGADNVLFRRNSVSGAVEAVAWKGEGIALNADLHAN, via the coding sequence GTGACCGCCAACGACGCCGCCCCCACGACCACCACCCCCGCCCGCACCACGGGTCCTGCCTGGGGCCACGGCCTGGCCACCGTCACGGCCGACGGCACCGTGCTCGACACCTGGTTCCCCGAGCCGCGGCTGGGCGCCCGCCCCGACGAGGAGGAGCACGCCCCCAAGGCGCTGCTCGACCTCGAGGGCAGCGACCACGCGCGCGGGGTACGCCGCGAGGTGCGCCTGGTCGAGATCGCCGACCTGCAGCAGCCCCCGGCCGACACCGCCGACGTCTGGCTGCGCCTGCACCTGCTCTCCCACCGCCTGGTGCGCCCCCACGGCGTCTCGATGGACGGCGTCTTCGGCAAGCTGACCAACGTCGTGTGGACCTCCGCCGGCCCGTGCGCGGTGGAGGACTTCGAGCTGGCCCGGGCCCGGATGAAGGCCGGCGGCACCCACGTCGCGGTCTACGGCATCGACAAGTTCCCGCGGATGACCGACTACGTCGCCCCGACCGGGGTGCGCATCGCCGACGCCGACCGGGTGCGCCTGGGCGCCCACCTGGCCGAGGGCACCACCGTCATGCACGAGGGCTTCGTGAACTTCAACGCCGGCACCCTGGGCTCCTCGATGGTCGAGGGCCGGATCTCGGCCGGCGTCGTCGTCGGCGAAGGCAGCGACATCGGCGGCGGCGCCTCGATCATGGGCACCCTGTCGGGCGGCGGCACCGCGGTCATCTCGATCGGCGAGCGCTGCCTGCTGGGCGCCAACGCCGGCATCGGCATCTCGCTGGGCGACGACTGCGTCGTCGAGGCCGGCTGCTACGTCACCGCCGGCACCAAGGTCACCATGGCCGACCCCGAGGGCGGCGAGGCCCGGGTGGTCAAGGCCGCCGACCTCTCCGGCGCCGACAACGTGCTCTTCCGCCGCAACTCGGTCTCCGGCGCCGTCGAGGCCGTGGCGTGGAAGGGCGAGGGCATCGCCCTCAACGCCGACCTGCACGCCAACTGA